The DNA region GCCTATTCCGGACACACCGCGCCCAAATCGATCCACGTCGCGAACGCCTTGACGAACGCGTCGTGCGAGACCGGCGGCAGCGTGCGTCCCGGCCCTGGGCTCCAGCCCGACAGCACGAGCGGATCGTGGCGGAGATGCTCGAGCAGATCCTGCGCCCTTCGGTTGCCGTTCTGCGAGGGGTCGATCAGCCGTCGGCACAGATCGCCCACGCTCAATCCCTTCCAGGCCATTGGCGTCGATGGCGGCGGCAAACGCCAGTCCGGCGCGCCTGGAGGCGCGTGCAGCACTGGCGCGCTCACGTCCTGATGGCAGTTCGTGCACCGCATGACGGGCGTGCCGCGACCGTCGAGGCCGCGTCGAACGAGCATCGTGTGCGGCCGGCCATCGTCTCCCTGCAGCGGCGCGGCGCCGGAGATATGGCAGTTCGCACAGCGCGCGCTCGACAACACGGTGGCGATCGGCTCGAACGCGCGCGCGGCACGCTGACGCTGCTGTTCAGCCGCTCGCACCGATTGAACCGCCGCGTACGCGATGACGACGGCGACGATGCCAGCGAGCAGGAGCGCTCTCATTCGGCCGCTCCCGCCATCGAGCGCGCAGCGCGATGCACCGCTCGCCGAATCCGCGCATAGGTTCCACATCGGCAGATGTTGCCGGCCATCGCCTCGTCGATGTCCGCGTCGGTCGGGCGTACGATCGCGCGCAACAGCACGACCGCCGACATGATCTGGCCCGACTGACAGTAGCCGCACTGCGCCACCTGTTCCGCGAGCCAGGCCTGCTGCACAGGATGCGTCGCATCCGGCGAGAGCCCTTCGATCGTCGTCACGCGCTTGCCCTCGGCTCTCGCGATCGGCGTCACGCAGGAGCGCACCGCGTTGCCATCGAGGATCACCGTGCACGCGCCGCACTGTGCGATGCCGCAGCCGAACTTCGTGCCCGTCAGCCCGAACGACTCGCGGAGCACCCACAGCAGCGGCGTGGTCGGATCGACGTCGGCGACGCGACGTGTGTCATTGACAGTCAACGCAATGAGAGCCATCGTCAGTCCCGTTGAGGTGTTAGAGCGATATGGACGACATCTCAGGTGTTATAGTTCGGCGACGTGTGGCGGATCTATGACCGCAACGCTTGAAGATTTGACCATTCCTCCTTCGCGTGCGTGAGGTCGTATGGGTGTGCTGATGGACACGCGAGGCGCCGACGTCTTCGCGGACGTTCTGGACTCGCTCAAATTGAGAGGCCGAGTCTTCTGCCGGTGTGAGCTCTCGGCGCCGTGGGCGTTGGGCTTCGCGGCCGGTGACTTCTCGCACTTCCACGTCATCGAGCAAGGTC from Luteitalea sp. includes:
- a CDS encoding 2Fe-2S iron-sulfur cluster binding domain-containing protein, whose translation is MALIALTVNDTRRVADVDPTTPLLWVLRESFGLTGTKFGCGIAQCGACTVILDGNAVRSCVTPIARAEGKRVTTIEGLSPDATHPVQQAWLAEQVAQCGYCQSGQIMSAVVLLRAIVRPTDADIDEAMAGNICRCGTYARIRRAVHRAARSMAGAAE